In the Oculatellaceae cyanobacterium genome, GTTGCTGCATCTGCAAAAGGACGAATTAAACAAGTGCGGGGAATGAACCAGGGGAGTTTTTCTGTTGCGATCGCAATACCAATTTGAGCCGCTAGTTTACCGCTAACAGTTTCGTGCGGCCCTGTAGGTTCCATATCCACTAACTCTCCATCAGCAAGTTCATAGCGGGGATTGTCACAATATTGAGCTAGGAAGGCTTCAAAAGTAAGGAGTTTTTGGGCGGCGTAAGCCATTGCAACCTCTCAAAATTTTAGTGGTTCTATTTAAGTTTAGTTATTTAATTTTTGAATTTTTTAGCCTGAGTACGGTGAATCTTATCCAATCAAAAGGCAACCCAAAGGCAACAAGAAGAAGCCTTCATCTCTCACATATATCTCGGCTTGGTGCAAAATATTCTTTCGGAATAAAATTAATAAACTGACTTGGTGCTTTTAAAGATGCTCCAGAGCTTTGTAAGAATGCAGAGATAAACAATTGGTGTTTTGCTCTAGTCATCGCTACATAAAATAAGCGTTTTTCTTCCTCAATCTTCTGTTCTCCTAGGCTTAAATAATTTGGAAATTCACCCTCTACAGCACCAGCAATAAAAACTGTGTCAAATTCCAAACCTTTCGACTGGTGAACTGTTACCATCATGACTTGATTGTCCTGAATAGAAATCTGGTCAAGGTTTTTAGCAAAGGCAGTAAATTCAACAATACTGCGAAGGGCTAGATTGGGATGGAGTTTTAAATTATCTCGTTCTTGGAAAATTGCTACTAGCTTCAAAAGATTTTGTTGGCGCTTTTCATCAATTTGATAATAGGCGTACAGTCCCGACTCTTGTAATAATTTTTTCAGCAAATCCGGAGGTCGTAATTGTTGACTAGCTTCCCTCCAAGATTCTACTTGTGCAGCCAGCCCTTCAAACTCTTCCCCATACCGATAAACTAAAGCTTGGC is a window encoding:
- a CDS encoding 3'-5' exonuclease; the protein is MVAPKSVGDSEQIHGYSNEFLAANGRPAFEVFREFFGFAESALLVGHNVGFDMKMVTAHASKVGIKFPKFQWADTWDLANRFLEADSYSLETLANKLELTQLPSHKAVDDTRTTVELLEALIPAIAHCAAYRQALVYRYGEEFEGLAAQVESWREASQQLRPPDLLKKLLQESGLYAYYQIDEKRQQNLLKLVAIFQERDNLKLHPNLALRSIVEFTAFAKNLDQISIQDNQVMMVTVHQSKGLEFDTVFIAGAVEGEFPNYLSLGEQKIEEEKRLFYVAMTRAKHQLFISAFLQSSGASLKAPSQFINFIPKEYFAPSRDICER